In Oryza brachyantha chromosome 2, ObraRS2, whole genome shotgun sequence, a single window of DNA contains:
- the LOC102718144 gene encoding WD repeat-containing protein 25, protein MDLLSAAYGATSDDDDGTEATPTPSWAATGFSSAAGPPPKRPRWERPQYLPPHPHPIPEPALPCAPPLAHPASGRYVSKRERALLAASLSPVESSSPLPPSAATQRDSPAVGSICDSNLRDDIFHSLRCQPKPGSTRRLPLKLSVSLASHTKAVNCLDWSPSHAHLLASAGMDHTVHVFNVWNKGNTTARVFKFHTAAVKDVRWSLNGFSLLSGGFDCSLRLVDVEQGKEIKVFKEDQAVEVIKFNPSNSNLFLSGGSKGSLRLWDIRSGLVTKEYQRSLGTILDIEFSSDGKQFICSTDTSSSNISENSIILWDTLRQVPLSNQVYTEAYTCPCVRYHPFESSFVAQSNGNYIAMFSARSPFKLNKYMRYEGHGVWGFPVKCNFSFSGKELASGSSDGCIYFYDYKSSRILSKIEAFKEACIDVAYHPVMPNVIASCSWAGQISVFE, encoded by the exons ATGGATCTTCTCTCCGCGGCCTACGGTGCCACctctgacgacgacgacggcaccgAGGCCACCCCAACCCCAAGCTGGGCCGCGACGGgcttctcctccgccgctggACCTCCCCCGAAGCGGCCGCGGTGGGAGCGTCCCCAGTACCTCCCACCGCACCCACATCCCATCCCTGAACCGGCCTTgccgtgcgcgccgccgcttgcCCACCCCGCTAGCGGCAGGTACGTCTCCAAGAGGGAGCGGGCCCTACTGGCTGCGTCGCTCTCGCCCGTGGAGTCCTCGTCGCCGCTTCCTCCATCCGCGGCAACTCAGCGGGATTCTCCTG CTGTTGGATCTATCTGTGATTCAAATTTGCGAGATGATATTTTTCACTCCTTGCGATGCCAACCAAAACCTGGATCAACAAGAAGGTTGCCTTTGAAGCTCTCAGTCTCTTTGGCGAGTCACACCAAAGCAGTCAATTGTTTAGATTGGTCACCAAGCCATG CACATCTTCTCGCTTCTGCTGGAATGGACCATACAGTCCACGTATTTAATGTTTGGAACAAAGGAAATACAACTGCTCGTGTTTTCAAATTTCATACCGCTGCTGTGAAGGATGTGAGGTGGTCCCTTAATGGGTTTTCTTTGCTTTCTGGAGGGTTTGATTGTTCCTTACGGTTAGTTGATGTTGAGCAAGGTAAAGAAATAAAGGTGTTCAAGGAGGATCAAGCTGTGGAGGTCATCAAGTTTAATCCAAGCAATTCAAACCTCTTTCTGTCTGGTGGGTCTAAAGGTTCTCTTAGACTATGGGATATTCGAAGTGGTTTGGTGACTAAAGAGTACCAAAGAAGTCTTGGCACCATCCTTGACATTGAATTCAGTTCTGATGGTAAACAGTTTATCTGTTCAACAGACACATCCAGTAGTAATATTAGTGAGAATTCTATAATCTTATGGGATACCCTTCGACAAGTTCCTTTATCTAACCAG GTTTATACAGAAGCATACACGTGTCCTTGTGTGAGATACCACCCATTTGAATCTTCTTTTGTCGCTCAATCCAACGGCAACTACATAGCAATGTTTTCAGCAAGGTCACCATTCAAGCTTAACAAGTATATGCGGTATGAAGGACATGGAGTGTGGGGTTTCCCAGTGAAGTGCAATTTTTCTTTTAGCGGGAAGGAACTTGCATCTGGTTCATCCGATGGCTGTATCTATTTTTACGATTACAAGTCATCGAGAATTTTGAGCAAAATAGAGGCCTTCAAAGAAGCCTGCATTGACGTCGCATACCATCCTGTTATGCCCAATGTGATTGCTTCATGTAGCTGGGCCGGTCAAATATCTGTTTTCGAATGA
- the LOC102717678 gene encoding rRNA (cytosine-C(5))-methyltransferase NOP2C isoform X1 — MANAGSTPESLPPPPLPPAFLEFLSENGLDPMMYSMADTIPRYIRLKPGMEREIPEIESELKCHLNKVSWLPDFYAIPPEVQIAGSKAYQQGKIYGIDAASGAAILALDVKPGDHVLDLCAAPGAKLCMLADMLGSTGSLTGVDVAKHRLAACRTMLQKYSIGNCCRLFVADGTSFSILPVNSSAGSTGLNDNGSIFSEWTSKRSWKDRQKSKKAKTVDGSPHLTSTSEPELIYYGKHSGLVGLRKCDVLRPSADDEALTSGYDKVLVDAECTHDGSIKHIQKFEFWGWKTLDRRVLDAERTDSLLHLQLCLLTNGFKLLKTGGLLVYSTCSLTVAQNEDVVQQFLCKHSSAELQKIDSADNWPCRSGRIFKTLRFDPATSQTSGLFVAKFTKLQT; from the exons ATGGCCAACGCTGGGTCCACCCCTGaatccctgccgccgccgccgcttccgccCGCCTTTCTCGAGTTTCTCAGCGAGAATGGCTTGGACCCAATGATGTATTCCATGGCCGACACCATCCCGCGATACATAAG GCTAAAACCGGGCATGGAGCGCGAGATTCCAGAGATTGAGAGCGAGCTTAAATGCCATCTCAACAAGGTTTCGTGGCTGCCAGATTTCTATGCAATCCCACCAGAAGTTCAGATTGCTGGCTCCAAGGCCTATCAGCAAGGAAAG ATCTATGGAATTGATGCAGCTTCTGGGGCCGCTATCTTAGCACTTGATGTAAAACCAGGAGACCACGTTCTTGACCTCTGTGCTGCCCCAG GTGCAAAGCTTTGCATGCTTGCAGATATGCTTGGTAGCACAGGCTCTCTCACTGGTGTTGATGTTGCAAAGCACCGTCTTGCAGCATGTCGTACGATGTTGCAGAAGTATTCTATTGGAAATTGTTGTCGGCTCTTTGTTGCTGATGGGACTTCATTTTCAATATTGCCTGTGAACTCCAGCGCAG GATCGACTGGTCTTAATGACAATGGAAGTATATTTTCGGAATGGACTTCAAAGAGATCATGGAAAGACCGACAAAAGTCTAAAAAGGCAAAAACAGTTGATGGTTCACCTCATCTAACATCAACTTCAGAACCTGAACTGATATACTATGGCAAACATTCAGGATTAGTTGGTTTGCGCAAATGTGATGTTCTTCGTCCATCAGCTGATGATGAAGCCTTGACATCTGGTTATGATAAA GTCCTAGTTGATGCAGAGTGTACTCATGATGGATCTATAAAACACATTCAGAAATTTGAGTTCTGGGGATGGAAAACCTTGGATCGCCGTGTACTTGACGCAGAAAGAACCGACAGCCTGCTTCACCTTCAG TTATGTCTGCTCACGAAtggttttaaattattgaaaACTGGTGGATTGCTAGTATATAGTACTTGCAG CTTGACGGTCGCCCAAAACGAGGATGTGGTTCAGCAGTTCCTTTGCAAACACTCTTCAGCAG AGCTACAAAAGATTGATTCAGCAGACAATTGGCCCTGCAGAAGTGGCAGAATCTTCAAAACCTTGcggtttgatcctgcaacttcACAAACAAGTGGCCTTTTTGTCGCCAAGTTCACTAAATTACAAACTTAG
- the LOC102717678 gene encoding rRNA (cytosine-C(5))-methyltransferase NOP2C isoform X2 has product MPSQQGFVAARFLCNPTRSSDCWLQGLSARKASGAAILALDVKPGDHVLDLCAAPGAKLCMLADMLGSTGSLTGVDVAKHRLAACRTMLQKYSIGNCCRLFVADGTSFSILPVNSSAGSTGLNDNGSIFSEWTSKRSWKDRQKSKKAKTVDGSPHLTSTSEPELIYYGKHSGLVGLRKCDVLRPSADDEALTSGYDKVLVDAECTHDGSIKHIQKFEFWGWKTLDRRVLDAERTDSLLHLQLCLLTNGFKLLKTGGLLVYSTCSLTVAQNEDVVQQFLCKHSSAELQKIDSADNWPCRSGRIFKTLRFDPATSQTSGLFVAKFTKLQT; this is encoded by the exons ATGCCATCTCAACAAGGTTTCGTGGCTGCCAGATTTCTATGCAATCCCACCAGAAGTTCAGATTGCTGGCTCCAAGGCCTATCAGCAAGGAAAG CTTCTGGGGCCGCTATCTTAGCACTTGATGTAAAACCAGGAGACCACGTTCTTGACCTCTGTGCTGCCCCAG GTGCAAAGCTTTGCATGCTTGCAGATATGCTTGGTAGCACAGGCTCTCTCACTGGTGTTGATGTTGCAAAGCACCGTCTTGCAGCATGTCGTACGATGTTGCAGAAGTATTCTATTGGAAATTGTTGTCGGCTCTTTGTTGCTGATGGGACTTCATTTTCAATATTGCCTGTGAACTCCAGCGCAG GATCGACTGGTCTTAATGACAATGGAAGTATATTTTCGGAATGGACTTCAAAGAGATCATGGAAAGACCGACAAAAGTCTAAAAAGGCAAAAACAGTTGATGGTTCACCTCATCTAACATCAACTTCAGAACCTGAACTGATATACTATGGCAAACATTCAGGATTAGTTGGTTTGCGCAAATGTGATGTTCTTCGTCCATCAGCTGATGATGAAGCCTTGACATCTGGTTATGATAAA GTCCTAGTTGATGCAGAGTGTACTCATGATGGATCTATAAAACACATTCAGAAATTTGAGTTCTGGGGATGGAAAACCTTGGATCGCCGTGTACTTGACGCAGAAAGAACCGACAGCCTGCTTCACCTTCAG TTATGTCTGCTCACGAAtggttttaaattattgaaaACTGGTGGATTGCTAGTATATAGTACTTGCAG CTTGACGGTCGCCCAAAACGAGGATGTGGTTCAGCAGTTCCTTTGCAAACACTCTTCAGCAG AGCTACAAAAGATTGATTCAGCAGACAATTGGCCCTGCAGAAGTGGCAGAATCTTCAAAACCTTGcggtttgatcctgcaacttcACAAACAAGTGGCCTTTTTGTCGCCAAGTTCACTAAATTACAAACTTAG
- the LOC102700587 gene encoding fatty-acid-binding protein 3, chloroplastic, whose translation MNVVVPVVSSALAGPAAARPAAGSVVRLRLPHGGLAGSASGLANRYRYRAAHGGARRLPIPYAAGGDAVGDAFVIESTTNVKFPREIAVPGCTEPLIILGTGYREKFFLKIYAAAFYVDCSIGVDTARWREKVVIETFDASSVFDSIFKAPVVKSLSIILVRDVDGKTFVKALDDIITRQIKKPSTEEEHSLSTFEKAFLGRSLKQGTTVYLTWLEPSRLLISIAGNQDSSQVDAEITSATVNYALYDGFFGGTPVSPTLRSSTSQLLEAILTK comes from the exons ATGAACGTGGTAGTGCCCGTCGTGTCCTCCGCGCTGGCTGGACCAGCGGCCGCCAGGCCCGCTGCTGGGTCCGTCGTTCGCCTCCGTCTGCCCCACGGCGGGCTGGCCGGCTCCGCGTCCGGACTTGCCAACCGCTACCGCTACCGcgccgcgcacggcggcgcccgGAGGCTCCCGATCCCGTACGCAGCGGGGGGTGACGCAG TTGGCGATGCTTTTGTTATAGAAAGCACAACAAATGTGAAATTTCCTCGAGAGATAGCTGTTCCAGGCTGCACAGAACCTTTAATCATTCTTGGAACAG GTTACAGAGAGAAattctttctaaaaatatatgctGCTGCATTCTATGTTGATTGCTCCATCGGTGTTGACACTGCGCGATGGAGAGAAAAGGTTGTTATTGAGACCTTTGATGCTTCCTCAGTTTTTGACTCCATTTTTAAAG CACCGGTTGTGAAATCATTGAGTATAATTCTCGTTAGAGATGTTGATGGCAAGACATTTGTGAAGGCTCTAGATGACATCATTACAcggcaaataaaaaaaccaagtaCTGAGGAAGAGCATAGCTTGTCAACTTTCGAGAAAGCCTTTCTAGGGCGTAGCCTCAAACAAGGAACAACTGTCTATCTAACTTGGCTTGAACCCTCGAGACTTCTG ATCTCAATTGCAGGAAAccaagattcatctcaagttGACGCTGAAATCACGTCAGCCACCGTTAATTATGCTCTATATGATGGCTTCTTCGGTGGTACTCCAGTATCCCCTACTTTGAGATCTTCTACTTCACAACTGCTAGAAGCTATTCTTACAAAGTGA
- the LOC107303375 gene encoding uncharacterized protein LOC107303375 gives MGHCISMLRRKMTRRRQPPAEPFVVRGGRLPPAVAAESFGQLQLQKRAIHGGGSRGETTRPGRHGERFRHEVDPGVLLDGRRCAPKLVRLPCRGTCCGTTAVEPVATDQERPLTEGSCRTPVAPPMTPMRPVWQRRILMGMRCELPRFSGLILYDEHGRPIRGSTPGRSHPQWKKRTAKAGTTLRDLL, from the exons ATGGGGCACTGCATATCCATGCTGCGACGAAAGATGACGagacggcggcagccgccgGCGGAGCCGTTCGTCGTCAGAGGcggccgcctgccgccggccgtggcggcggagagctTCGGCCAGCTACAGCTCCAGAAACGTGCCATTCACGGTGGCGGCAGCCGCGGCGAGACGACCAGACCGGGACGGCACGGCGAGAGGTTCAGGCATGAGGTTGACCCAGGGGTGCTGCTCGACGGGAGGCGGTGCGCGCCAAAGCTCGTCAGGTTGCCGTGCCGGGGCACGTGCTGCGGAACAACGGCCGTCGAGCCGGTCGCAACAGATCAGGAGAGGCCGCTGACGGAGGGGAGCTGCAGGACGCCCGTCGCGCCGCCCATGACGCCGATGAGGCCGGTGTGGCAGCGGAGGATACTGATGGGGATGCGGTGCGAGCTGCCGCGGTTCAGCGGGCTCATCCTGTACGACGAGCATGGCCGGCCGATCAGGGGCAGCACGCCGGGCAGGAGCCACCCCCAG TGGAAAAAGAGAACTGCCAAGGCTGGTACAACACTCAGGGACCTCCTATAG